One Fulvia fulva chromosome 8, complete sequence DNA window includes the following coding sequences:
- a CDS encoding Ecp8 has translation MHLAQASWVILLPLLGQITMISALSCDYGNSDPFPNSIPGHPQCTKNVLDPMTGRVYDFNQYCCTNVSPPPPGSVERGGCGSVAVRCKLGIAGDYYGRPACCPDP, from the exons ATGCATCTCGCTCAAGCTTCTTGGGTTATCCTACTTCCACTCTTAGGTCAGATTACAATGATATCCGCACTTTCGTGCGACTACGGGAACTCCGACCCCTTTCCAAATTCCATTCCAGGCCACCCCCAATGTACGAAGAACGTTCTAGATCCTATGACGGGCAGGGTCTACGACTTCAATCAATACTGC TGCACGAATGTCTCCCCTCCTCCTCCGGGTTCCGTAGAAAGGGGCGGTTGCGGGTCGGTAGCAGTACGATGTAAACTTGGCATTGCGGGTGATTACTACGGCCGACCTGCTTGCTGTCCAGATCCATAA